From Salvia splendens isolate huo1 chromosome 3, SspV2, whole genome shotgun sequence, a single genomic window includes:
- the LOC121797467 gene encoding kinesin-like protein KIN-14S isoform X2 gives MDDRALETLCSSFNQYQSIETPQEYSGCEGNCDSVDTGVSSDDTQEACSQTLPIFCKIEGLSNRLQSIREEHARLSNEVKSITIDSLLGSEAFTALENLSVEHELLKNKYHEECDLLKKKYLQECSERKKLYNEVIELKGNIRVFCRCRPLKQDETEKGSTSVVDFDSSQENELQMICSDSSKKQFKFDYVFRPEDNQEAVFDQTMPIVTSVLDGYNVCIFAYGQTGTGKTYTMEGTPDNRGVNYRTLEELFRISKERSCVMRYELFVSMLEVYNEKIRDLLVENPNQPAKKLDIKQSAEGTQEVPGLVEARVYDTDGVWSLLKSGSQVRSVGSTNANEFSSRSHCLLRVTVAGENIINGQRTRSHLWLVDLAGSERVGRIEVEGERLKESQFINKSLAALGDVISALASKSSHVPYRNSKLTHMLQSSLGGDCKTLMFVQISPNSADLGETLCSLNFASRVRGVEHGPAGRQTDHAELLKYKQLAEKAKQDEKEAKKLQDNVQALQLRLAAREHICKNLQDKVRDLETQLAEERKTRIKQENRALASLATHPTLTSNQAEKSSTADNKKPPLGPSLRLPLRRLTNLMPPTPANKKSMMPYLPAVREDRENVSRENKGKQVLKARRGSLAVRPPPATTTGQVFQPKRRSSIATFRPESNSSMATPLPKSSSRMMRNERAMGRQSFVWDPQRVWRTSRVSSPLPQSREAIEATPIGPRSSKFRGSPPSQVPGSWKPKHPTVVALQKKVVWSPLKLRGMKNKRNSMMT, from the exons ATGGACG ATCGAGCTCTGGAAACCCTTTGTTCGAGTTTTAATCAGT aTCAATCGATTGAGACACCACAGGAATATTCAG GATGTGAAGGTAATTGCGATTCAGTGGATACGGGTGTTTCTTCTGATGATACTCAGGAAGCATGTTCACAGACTCTTCCGATTTTTTGCAAAATTGAAGGTCTTAGCAACAGACTACAG AGTATCAGAGAAGAACATGCACGCCTGAGTAATGAAGTAAAGAGCATCACTATTGATTCTTTACTTGGTTCTGAAGCTTTCACTGCTCTTGAGAATCTGA GTGTGGAACATGAACTTCTGAAGAATAAGTACCATGAAGAGTGTGATTTACTGAAGAAGAAGTATCTCCAAGAATGCTCGGAAAGAAAGAAGCTTTACAATGAAGTGATTGAACTCAAAGGAAATATTAGGGTCTTCTGTAGATGCAGGCCACTGAAACAAGATGAGACTGAGAAAGGCTCCACATCAGTTGTTGATTTTGACTCATCTCAAGAGAATGAGCTCCAGATGATTTGCTCTGATTCTTCcaaaaaacaattcaaatttgacTATGTTTTCAGACCTGAGGACAACCAAG AGGCTGTCTTTGACCAAACTATGCCTATAGTTACCTCCGTCTTGGATGGTTACAATGTATGCATATTTGCCTATGGACAAACAGGCACCGGAAAGACATACACCATGGAAGGAACTCCAGACAATAGAGGAGTAAACTATCGCACCCTGGAAGAGCTATTTAGGATATCCAAGGAAAGGAGCTGTGTGATGAGATATGAATTGTTTGTTAGCATGTTGGAGGTCTACAATGAAAAGATAAGGGATCTTCTGGTTGAGAACCCGAACCAACCTGCTAAGAA GTTGGACATAAAACAATCAGCTGAGGGTACTCAGGAAGTCCCTGGACTGGTTGAAGCTCGTGTTTATGATACAGATGGAGTTTGGAGTTTGCTTAAATCAGGAAGTCAAGTAAGATCTGTTGGGTCAACCAATGCCAATGAGTTCAGTAGCAGATCTCACTG CTTGTTGCGGGTAACTGTAGCTGGAGAAAATATAATAAACGGGCAAAGAACGAGAAGCCATTTATGGCTGGTTGACCTGGCAGGAAGTGAGCGTGTTGGTAGAATCGAAGTTGAAGGTGAAAGACTGAAGGAGTCTCAATTCATAAATAAATCCTTAGCGGCATTGGGAGATGTTATCTCAGCCCTAGCCTCAAAGAGTTCTCATGTTCCTTACAG GAACTCGAAGCTTACTCATATGCTGCAAAGTTCCCTAG GCGGAGATTGTAAAACTTTGATGTTTGTTCAAATTAGCCCGAATTCGGCTGACCTTGGAGAAACTCTTTGCTCCTTGAATTTTGCCAGCCGTGTCCGAGGAGTTGAACATGGGCCTGCCGGGAGACAGACAGATCATGCAGAGCTTTTGAAATACAAGCAGCTT GCAGAAAAGGCAAAACAAGATGAGAAGGAAGCCAAGAAGTTGCAGGACAACGTGCAGGCTTTGCAGTTAAGGCTTGCTGCAAGAGAACATATTTGTAAAAATCTTCAAGATAAG GTTCGAGATCTCGAGACTCAATTAGCTGAGGAAAGGAAAACAAGGATAAAACAGGAAAACAGAGCTTTGGCCTCGCTTGCCACTCATCCAACATTAACATCAAACCAAGCAGAGAAGAGCTCAACTGCAGATAATAAGAAACCACCATTGGGCCCATCACTAAGGTTGCCACTTAGAAGACTCACAAACCTCATGCCACCAACTCCTGCAAACAAGAAGAGTATGATGCCCTATCTCCCTGCTGTTAGAGAAGACAGAGAAAATGTATCGAGAGAAAACAAGGGGAAGCAAGTTTTGAAAGCAAGACGAGGTTCCTTGGCTGTAAGACCACCTCCAGCAACGACAACAGGTCAAGTTTTCCAGCCTAAAAGAAGATCATCAATTGCAACGTTCCGGCCCGAATCCAACTCAAGCATGGCAACTCCACTTCCAAaatcttcttctagaatgatgAGGAATGAGCGTGCCATGGGCCGGCAATCATTCGTTTGGGATCCACAAAGAGTTTGGAGAACTTCAAGAGTGTCTTCCCCATTGCCACAATCGAGAGAGGCGATAGAAGCAACACCCATTGGCCCCAGAAGTAGTAAATTTAGAGGAAGTCCTCCTTCACAGGTCCCTGGGTCATGGAAGCCCAAGCATCCAACAGTGGTAGCACTGCAAAAGAAAGTGGTTTGGAGTCCGCTGAAACTGAGAGGCatgaaaaataagagaaattctATGATGACTTGA
- the LOC121795361 gene encoding pentatricopeptide repeat-containing protein At3g05340-like, with translation MSAVRCVLTKFRPPPPLLLSWCRSSTSSLHISPHTSKDTLSSFTDANLIELINSCSRQGNIRLGSHLHAYLIKNPPSFDVGAPLTRRNTQLIYNCLLHMYCKCGQLSDAVHLFDEMPLRDTVSWNSLISGFLKVGNLETGFGYFKLLLGSTEYMFDHASLTSVLSACGGKELLAIVKRLHALAILSGYHRDVTVGNALTTSYFRCLSLELGMCVFYEMAERNVVSWTAAISGMAQNEYYAGSLNLFVEMYHSSISPNGLTYLAALTACSGLLALKEGAQIHGVVCKMGYQSNLCIESALMDVYSKCGCVEEAWRIFESAEVLDEVSMTVILAGFAQNGYGEEAIRLFVKMVKAGAYLDPNMISAILGVFGIGASQGLGMQIHSMVTKKGSASNVFVSNGLINMYSKCGELEGSVKVFEGMVKKNQVSWNSMIAAFARHGDGLRALELYEQMKLAGVEPTDVTFLSLLHACSHVGFLHKGMELLQSMEMTYGMRPRVEHYACVVDMLGRAGMFREAKSFIEGLRVKPDALVWQALLGSCSIHGNVDVGNYAAEQLAQAAPDSPVLFVSMANIYSSRGLWKERARTIKKMNEIGVAKDTGASWIEVNKKIHSFVVADRIHQQGDDIYAVLTLLFRHMRDDGLSTTDLNCSSSIAHFPYYWMVCCA, from the coding sequence ATGAGTGCTGTCAGATGCGTCCTCACGAAATTCCGGCCTCCGCCGCCTCTACTTCTTTCGTGGTGCCGTTCCTCAACCTCATCCCTCCACATTTCACCTCACACCTCCAAAGACACATTATCTTCCTTCACAGATGCGAACCTCATCGAACTGATCAATTCTTGCAGCAGACAAGGCAATATCCGCCTGGGTTCTCACCTCCACGCTTACCTCATCAAGAACCCTCCATCTTTTGATGTCGGAGCTCCACTCACTCGTCGAAACACTCAGCTCATCTACAACTGTTTACTCCATATGTACTGCAAATGCGGACAACTTAGTGATGCAGTCCACCTGTTCGACGAAATGCCGCTTAGAGACACTGTCTCGTGGAACTCGCTCATTTCGGGTTTCCTTAAAGTGGGAAACTTGGAAACCGGATTCGGATATTTCAAATTGTTGCTGGGCTCTACTGAATACATGTTTGATCACGCGAGTTTAACTTCGGTGCTATCGGCTTGTGGTGGAAAGGAGTTGCTTGCCATTGTGAAGAGGCTACACGCATTGGCGATTCTAAGTGGTTATCACAGGGATGTAACAGTCGGAAATGCCCTAACCACTTCGTATTTCAGATGTTTGTCGCTGGAGTTGGGGATGTGCGTTTTTTATGAGATGGCGGAGAGGAATGTTGTCTCTTGGACGGCTGCTATTTCGGGAATGGCGCAGAATGAGTATTATGCTGGGAGCTTGAACCTGTTCGTGGAAATGTACCACAGTTCAATTTCTCCCAATGGTTTGACGTATTTGGCTGCACTGACGGCCTGCTCTGGACTGTTGGCGCTCAAGGAAGGTGCTCAGATTCATGGTGTGGTTTGTAAGATGGGGTATCAATCGAATTTGTGCATCGAGAGTGCATTGATGGATGTGTATTCAAAATGTGGTTGTGTGGAGGAGGCGTGGCGGATATTTGAGTCTGCTGAGGTTCTTGATGAGGTGTCTATGACTGTTATACTTGCTGGTTTTGCACAGAATGGATACGGGGAGGAGGCTATACGGTTGTTTGTGAAGATGGTGAAGGCGGGAGCCTATCTCGATCCCAACATGATTTCAGCCATTCTTGGGGTGTTTGGCATTGGTGCTTCTCAGGGTCTAGGCATGCAGATTCACTCTATGGTGACCAAGAAGGGTTCTGCTTCGAATGTCTTTGTTAGCAATGGCTTAATCAACATGTATTCCAAATGTGGGGAGTTGGAAGGATCAGTTAAGGTTTTTGAGGGCATGGTTAAGAAGAATCAAGTGTCGTGGAACTCCATGATTGCAGCTTTTGCTCGCCATGGTGATGGGTTGAGAGCGCTCGAGTTATACGAACAGATGAAGTTAGCCGGTGTGGAACCAACAGATGTTACATTTCTGTCCTTGCTTCATGCTTGTAGTCATGTTGGGTTCCTGCACAAGGGCATGGAGTTGTTACAATCCATGGAGATGACGTATGGAATGAGGCCGAGAGTGGAGCATTACGCTTGTGTAGTAGACATGCTCGGCAGAGCAGGGATGTTTAGAGAAGCCAAGAGTTTCATAGAGGGGTTGCGGGTGAAACCAGACGCACTTGTTTGGCAAGCATTGCTCGGCTCTTGCAGCATCCATGGCAATGTTGACGTGGGGAATTATGCAGCCGAGCAGCTGGCTCAAGCGGCACCTGATAGTCCAGTGCTGTTTGTCTCCATGGCCAACATCTACTCTTCTAGAGGGTTGTGGAAGGAACGAGCAAGAACAATAAAGAAGATGAACGAGATAGGAGTTGCGAAAGACACAGGTGCTAGTTGGATTGAGGTTAATAAGAAGATTCACAGTTTTGTTGTTGCTGATCGAATCCATCAACAAGGCGACGATATTTACGCTGTGCTGACGCTGTTGTTTAGACACATGAGAGATGATGGCCTCTCCACCACTGACCTAAATTGCTCAAGCTCCATTGCACATTTTCCATATTATTGGATGGTTTGTTGTGCATGA
- the LOC121797467 gene encoding kinesin-like protein KIN-14S isoform X1: MDDRALETLCSSFNQCITLSPSNADQSIETPQEYSGCEGNCDSVDTGVSSDDTQEACSQTLPIFCKIEGLSNRLQSIREEHARLSNEVKSITIDSLLGSEAFTALENLSVEHELLKNKYHEECDLLKKKYLQECSERKKLYNEVIELKGNIRVFCRCRPLKQDETEKGSTSVVDFDSSQENELQMICSDSSKKQFKFDYVFRPEDNQEAVFDQTMPIVTSVLDGYNVCIFAYGQTGTGKTYTMEGTPDNRGVNYRTLEELFRISKERSCVMRYELFVSMLEVYNEKIRDLLVENPNQPAKKLDIKQSAEGTQEVPGLVEARVYDTDGVWSLLKSGSQVRSVGSTNANEFSSRSHCLLRVTVAGENIINGQRTRSHLWLVDLAGSERVGRIEVEGERLKESQFINKSLAALGDVISALASKSSHVPYRNSKLTHMLQSSLGGDCKTLMFVQISPNSADLGETLCSLNFASRVRGVEHGPAGRQTDHAELLKYKQLAEKAKQDEKEAKKLQDNVQALQLRLAAREHICKNLQDKVRDLETQLAEERKTRIKQENRALASLATHPTLTSNQAEKSSTADNKKPPLGPSLRLPLRRLTNLMPPTPANKKSMMPYLPAVREDRENVSRENKGKQVLKARRGSLAVRPPPATTTGQVFQPKRRSSIATFRPESNSSMATPLPKSSSRMMRNERAMGRQSFVWDPQRVWRTSRVSSPLPQSREAIEATPIGPRSSKFRGSPPSQVPGSWKPKHPTVVALQKKVVWSPLKLRGMKNKRNSMMT, encoded by the exons ATGGACG ATCGAGCTCTGGAAACCCTTTGTTCGAGTTTTAATCAGTGTATTACTCTATCCCCTAGTAATGCTG aTCAATCGATTGAGACACCACAGGAATATTCAG GATGTGAAGGTAATTGCGATTCAGTGGATACGGGTGTTTCTTCTGATGATACTCAGGAAGCATGTTCACAGACTCTTCCGATTTTTTGCAAAATTGAAGGTCTTAGCAACAGACTACAG AGTATCAGAGAAGAACATGCACGCCTGAGTAATGAAGTAAAGAGCATCACTATTGATTCTTTACTTGGTTCTGAAGCTTTCACTGCTCTTGAGAATCTGA GTGTGGAACATGAACTTCTGAAGAATAAGTACCATGAAGAGTGTGATTTACTGAAGAAGAAGTATCTCCAAGAATGCTCGGAAAGAAAGAAGCTTTACAATGAAGTGATTGAACTCAAAGGAAATATTAGGGTCTTCTGTAGATGCAGGCCACTGAAACAAGATGAGACTGAGAAAGGCTCCACATCAGTTGTTGATTTTGACTCATCTCAAGAGAATGAGCTCCAGATGATTTGCTCTGATTCTTCcaaaaaacaattcaaatttgacTATGTTTTCAGACCTGAGGACAACCAAG AGGCTGTCTTTGACCAAACTATGCCTATAGTTACCTCCGTCTTGGATGGTTACAATGTATGCATATTTGCCTATGGACAAACAGGCACCGGAAAGACATACACCATGGAAGGAACTCCAGACAATAGAGGAGTAAACTATCGCACCCTGGAAGAGCTATTTAGGATATCCAAGGAAAGGAGCTGTGTGATGAGATATGAATTGTTTGTTAGCATGTTGGAGGTCTACAATGAAAAGATAAGGGATCTTCTGGTTGAGAACCCGAACCAACCTGCTAAGAA GTTGGACATAAAACAATCAGCTGAGGGTACTCAGGAAGTCCCTGGACTGGTTGAAGCTCGTGTTTATGATACAGATGGAGTTTGGAGTTTGCTTAAATCAGGAAGTCAAGTAAGATCTGTTGGGTCAACCAATGCCAATGAGTTCAGTAGCAGATCTCACTG CTTGTTGCGGGTAACTGTAGCTGGAGAAAATATAATAAACGGGCAAAGAACGAGAAGCCATTTATGGCTGGTTGACCTGGCAGGAAGTGAGCGTGTTGGTAGAATCGAAGTTGAAGGTGAAAGACTGAAGGAGTCTCAATTCATAAATAAATCCTTAGCGGCATTGGGAGATGTTATCTCAGCCCTAGCCTCAAAGAGTTCTCATGTTCCTTACAG GAACTCGAAGCTTACTCATATGCTGCAAAGTTCCCTAG GCGGAGATTGTAAAACTTTGATGTTTGTTCAAATTAGCCCGAATTCGGCTGACCTTGGAGAAACTCTTTGCTCCTTGAATTTTGCCAGCCGTGTCCGAGGAGTTGAACATGGGCCTGCCGGGAGACAGACAGATCATGCAGAGCTTTTGAAATACAAGCAGCTT GCAGAAAAGGCAAAACAAGATGAGAAGGAAGCCAAGAAGTTGCAGGACAACGTGCAGGCTTTGCAGTTAAGGCTTGCTGCAAGAGAACATATTTGTAAAAATCTTCAAGATAAG GTTCGAGATCTCGAGACTCAATTAGCTGAGGAAAGGAAAACAAGGATAAAACAGGAAAACAGAGCTTTGGCCTCGCTTGCCACTCATCCAACATTAACATCAAACCAAGCAGAGAAGAGCTCAACTGCAGATAATAAGAAACCACCATTGGGCCCATCACTAAGGTTGCCACTTAGAAGACTCACAAACCTCATGCCACCAACTCCTGCAAACAAGAAGAGTATGATGCCCTATCTCCCTGCTGTTAGAGAAGACAGAGAAAATGTATCGAGAGAAAACAAGGGGAAGCAAGTTTTGAAAGCAAGACGAGGTTCCTTGGCTGTAAGACCACCTCCAGCAACGACAACAGGTCAAGTTTTCCAGCCTAAAAGAAGATCATCAATTGCAACGTTCCGGCCCGAATCCAACTCAAGCATGGCAACTCCACTTCCAAaatcttcttctagaatgatgAGGAATGAGCGTGCCATGGGCCGGCAATCATTCGTTTGGGATCCACAAAGAGTTTGGAGAACTTCAAGAGTGTCTTCCCCATTGCCACAATCGAGAGAGGCGATAGAAGCAACACCCATTGGCCCCAGAAGTAGTAAATTTAGAGGAAGTCCTCCTTCACAGGTCCCTGGGTCATGGAAGCCCAAGCATCCAACAGTGGTAGCACTGCAAAAGAAAGTGGTTTGGAGTCCGCTGAAACTGAGAGGCatgaaaaataagagaaattctATGATGACTTGA